The window agacacatgatgagtggtggaatgtATCCCGTGCTTTACAAAACTAACCAAATTAAATTGATGCATTAATTAGGATTAAATGCAGTGCATGCATGCTTGGCCACTAGATGAGTAGTAGCattacatgcattggtgagtttcTTTTTAATTCTTGCATGCGAAGATTTAATGCGCCTCGAAATCTCAAAAGGAGATGGAGAtgagccatttcaattggaaaaatgaaaattttgagataataagccctataaaccggaaaggagggagtaaaggagggagtagtactccctcctttccggtttatagggcttttttagttttaccattttataaggctcaatttgattgttccccatcacatgtttaGATTTTAaagtgcattaaatcattgcatgcaagtattaaaagaaaaatgaccaatgcatgtaatgtatgcatgcattgcaattaatgcattggtaaacatacttttttgagtaaaacaagagcattaattgggtgcttttgcaaactacaaaaagtatttcaccactcaccatctaccttggttggtgagatttttgaattgagccttagaCTACCCACAATGGGAGTAACACAGGTACTAAtatcacacatatctagataaaaATAGATGATGaggcaagcaataaatgaagaaaaatAGGCATGTGGTAACACAGCTAGTTACTAGTactatgagtaacatcacacatatcaaggtaaaatgagtctatagcctaataaatgaagtgttgcatgttaccacacatatgttactccccactatagagaTAGTAATATAGAGTAGTAATATGGAcatgttactactctatgttactatccattgtggctagtcttataAACCTGAAAGGAGGGAGTATTCTACACCGCTCCAATGTAAGACTTTATTTGTCGTCGCTGTCATCATTGTAGTTGCATGCCGTTGACCGAGATAACCTCGAGCCTGCATCCATCTAAAACCAACCCATCCAGGGCGGCAAGTGCATCATCGCGATTGTGACGAGGCCGATGCCCCGTGAGGTCTTGGTCTTCTTGTAGTAGTACATCACATTGGCGCTCGACACCCTGCCGTACTTGTTGAACAACTGTTCCAGCTGAGAGCACTTCGTTGTGGGAGATAGGTTGCGCACCAACACCTCAAAAAGAGGGCCGTAGCATCTTTGGATGTGAATCATGTTATTGCTTCTTGGAATAGTTGCTAGACCCTGGTGGATTGGAGCAATGGTGGGCTGGGGGACGACCCATGTGCACATCTCGTTGTCCCATCCTTGGGGTAGCCACTCGATGAACTTGGCCGTGTTGTCGATGAGGTTGTACCTGAACACACCACTTCGCCTACTTAGCGGGTGTTCGTCATAGAACAAGAAGTAGGTGAATCCGCCGGTCACGCCTAGCCTCGACGCGTCCACAGCAAAACTATTAGGCCACCCCAAAAATAGGACACGGTCAGCCAGGCTTTGACCAACCTTCCTCACCCACCGCAACTTTTCCGGTTCCTTCATGGCCTCCCCAAGCGTGTGCACGGACATAAAAAACGACTGTTCCAGGTTGCGGATGCTCGTCCTACTCATGTCTGGGTAATCCTTCTTGATGTGCAGCGACACCCACATAAGCTCGCCGCGGGACTCGAGCACATAGCCGTACATATAGTAGTAATCATCGTCCTCGTGTGGCATCCGCGACAAATTGGGGATCCTCACTTGGTTGCAGTTCGCGGCAGCGGATGGTGTTGTCACGACGTGCCAGAGGTCACCCCTC is drawn from Triticum urartu cultivar G1812 unplaced genomic scaffold, Tu2.1 TuUngrouped_contig_4549, whole genome shotgun sequence and contains these coding sequences:
- the LOC125527986 gene encoding uncharacterized protein LOC125527986, with product MHSSLPDLPPELVCEISSRLHDVADFVRFHAVCKSWRDSHHPAMPLTTDQFLPWLLAPSMKDDDSLKLRCVFSNMSYRAPPLPPISRTNGQMNWVANANGTAIRYFTASPDGLTFHDPLAVELMTHMPPFPNEGVDGRLGENPSGIVYNDGTVLLYSKHDSSEQDTAEFKAALLCPGDNEWTFVKRTLKSPYYGEFCVAYHARKILVTVRGDLWHVVTTPSAAANCNQVRIPNLSRMPHEDDDYYYMYGYVLESRGELMWVSLHIKKDYPDMSRTSIRNLEQSFFMSVHTLGEAMKEPEKLRWVRKVGQSLADRVLFLGWPNSFAVDASRLGVTGGFTYFLFYDEHPLSRRSGVFRYNLIDNTAKFIEWLPQGWDNEMCTWVVPQPTIAPIHQGLATIPRSNNMIHIQRCYGPLFEVLVRNLSPTTKCSQLEQLFNKYGRVSSANVMYYYKKTKTSRGIGLVTIAMMHLPPWMGWF